A genomic window from Scatophagus argus isolate fScaArg1 chromosome 17, fScaArg1.pri, whole genome shotgun sequence includes:
- the asns gene encoding asparagine synthetase [glutamine-hydrolyzing] isoform X2, with amino-acid sequence MMLKLTFSCKMCGIWAIFGSDECLSVQCTSAMKIAHRGPDAFRFENVNGFTNCCFGFHRLAIVDQLYGMQPLRIKKFPFLWLCYNGEIYNHHTLGKEFEFDYQTKVDGEVLLHLYERFGIQKMASLLDGVFAFVLLDTANRKVFLGRDTYGVRPLFKFLTDDGFLAVCSEAKGLTDLTHPSETPVDIVPFLPGHFEVFDLKQNGKVQSIQMEQFHCCTKEPAHAIYDTVERLPTNFEEETVKITIRTLFENAVRKRLMAHRRIGCLLSGGLDSSLVAATLVKLAKEEKLQYPIQTFSIGSEDSPDIIAARKVAAHIGSEHHELNFTAEEGIQAIEEVIFHLETYDITTIRASVGMYLISKYIREKSDSVVIFSGEGSDELTQGYIYFHKAPSPKAAAEDSIRLMKELYLFDVLRADRTTAAHGLELRVPFLDHRFTAYYLSLPEEMRIPQHGFEKYLLRDSFKGLNLIPEEILWRRKEAFSDGMMSVKKSWYTFLQEHLESMVNDDQMGKAHKTFPHNPPCSKEAYYFRQVFEKHYPGRAKWLSHYWMPRWINATDPSARTLSIYKTDKDQ; translated from the exons ATGATGTTAAAGCTCACGTTCAG CTGCAAAATGTGTGGTATCTGGGCAATATTTGGCAGTGATGAGTGCCTATCAGTTCAGTGCACCAGTGCCATGAAGATCGCTCACAGGGGCCCTGACGCCTTTCGCTTTGAGAATGTCAATGGCTTCACCAACTGCTGTTTTGGCTTCCACCGGCTGGCTATTGTGGACCAGTTGTATGGCATGCAGCCCTTGCGCATCAAGAAGTTCCCTTTTTTGTGGCTCTGCTACAATGGAGAGATTTACAACCATCACACT CTGGGGAAGGAGTTTGAGTTTGATTACCAGACTAAAGTGGATGGAGAGGTGTTGCTCCATCTGTATGAACGCTTTGGCATCCAGAAGATGGCTTCTCTCCTGGATGGtgtctttgcttttgttctgctgGACACTGCCAACAGAAAAGTTTTTCTGGGAAGAGATACATATGGTGTTCGGCCTTTGTTCAAATTCCTCACAGACGATGGATTCCTCGCAGTCTGCTCAGAAGCCAAAG GGCTTACAGACCTTACTCATCCATCTGAGACCCCTGTGGACATCGTCCCCTTTCTCCCTGGACACTTTGAAGTCTTTGATTTGAAGCAGAATGGCAAAGTTCAGTCCATTCAAATGGAGCAGTTTCACTGCTGCACAAAGGAGCCTGCGCATGCCATCTACGACACCGTGGAGAGGCTGCCCACAA ATTTTGAggaagaaacagtgaaaatcaCCATCAGAACCCTGTTTGAGAATGCTGTAAGGAAACGTCTCATGGCCCACAGGAGGATTGGCTGTCTTCTGTCAG GTGGTTTAGACTCCAGTTTGGTTGCTGCTACACTGGTGAAGCTGGCCaaggaggagaagctgcagtatcctattcagacattttcaatTGGGTCAGAGGACAGTCCAGACATCATAGCTGCTCGCAAG gttGCAGCTCACATTGGTAGTGAACATCATGAGTTGAACTTTACTGCGGAGGAAGGCATCCAGGCTATAGAGGAAGTCATCTTTCATTTGGAGACCTATGACATCACCACCATACGTGCCTCTGTAG GGATGTACTTGATTTCAAAGTACATCAGGGAGAAGTCGGACAGCGTGGTGATCTTCTCTGGAGAGGGTTCTGACGAGCTAACGCAGGGATACATTTACTTCCACAAG GCTCCATCTCCCAAAGCTGCTGCGGAGGACAGTATTCGACTAATGAAGGAGCTTTACCTGTTTGATGTCCTCCGTGCTGATCGCACAACTGCTGCGCATGG CCTGGAGCTCAGAGTGCCTTTCCTGGACCACAGATTCACGGCGTACTACCTCTCTCTGCCTGAGGAGATGAGGATTCCTCAG CATGGATTTGAGAAGTATTTGCTGAGGGACTCTTTCAAAGGTCTTAACTTGATTCCTGAGGAGATCCTGTGGAGGCGCAAAGAGGCATTCAGTGACGGCATGATGTCTGTGAAGAAGTCCTGGTACACTTTCCTCCAGGAGCACCTGGAGTCCATG GTGAATGACGACCAGATGGGGAAGGCACATAAGACGTTCCCTCACAACCCTCCATGCTCCAAAGAGGCCTACTACTTCAGACAGGTGTTCGAGAAGCACTACCCAGGCCGGGCTAAATGGCTTTCCCATTACTGGATGCCACGCTGGATCAATGCCACTGACCCATCAGCCCGGACCCTGTCTATCTACAAAACCGATAAAGATCAATGA
- the asns gene encoding asparagine synthetase [glutamine-hydrolyzing] isoform X1 — translation MLAAAFRRGKVKICKMCGIWAIFGSDECLSVQCTSAMKIAHRGPDAFRFENVNGFTNCCFGFHRLAIVDQLYGMQPLRIKKFPFLWLCYNGEIYNHHTLGKEFEFDYQTKVDGEVLLHLYERFGIQKMASLLDGVFAFVLLDTANRKVFLGRDTYGVRPLFKFLTDDGFLAVCSEAKGLTDLTHPSETPVDIVPFLPGHFEVFDLKQNGKVQSIQMEQFHCCTKEPAHAIYDTVERLPTNFEEETVKITIRTLFENAVRKRLMAHRRIGCLLSGGLDSSLVAATLVKLAKEEKLQYPIQTFSIGSEDSPDIIAARKVAAHIGSEHHELNFTAEEGIQAIEEVIFHLETYDITTIRASVGMYLISKYIREKSDSVVIFSGEGSDELTQGYIYFHKAPSPKAAAEDSIRLMKELYLFDVLRADRTTAAHGLELRVPFLDHRFTAYYLSLPEEMRIPQHGFEKYLLRDSFKGLNLIPEEILWRRKEAFSDGMMSVKKSWYTFLQEHLESMVNDDQMGKAHKTFPHNPPCSKEAYYFRQVFEKHYPGRAKWLSHYWMPRWINATDPSARTLSIYKTDKDQ, via the exons ATGTTAGCTGCTGCATTCAGGCGTgggaaagtgaaaat CTGCAAAATGTGTGGTATCTGGGCAATATTTGGCAGTGATGAGTGCCTATCAGTTCAGTGCACCAGTGCCATGAAGATCGCTCACAGGGGCCCTGACGCCTTTCGCTTTGAGAATGTCAATGGCTTCACCAACTGCTGTTTTGGCTTCCACCGGCTGGCTATTGTGGACCAGTTGTATGGCATGCAGCCCTTGCGCATCAAGAAGTTCCCTTTTTTGTGGCTCTGCTACAATGGAGAGATTTACAACCATCACACT CTGGGGAAGGAGTTTGAGTTTGATTACCAGACTAAAGTGGATGGAGAGGTGTTGCTCCATCTGTATGAACGCTTTGGCATCCAGAAGATGGCTTCTCTCCTGGATGGtgtctttgcttttgttctgctgGACACTGCCAACAGAAAAGTTTTTCTGGGAAGAGATACATATGGTGTTCGGCCTTTGTTCAAATTCCTCACAGACGATGGATTCCTCGCAGTCTGCTCAGAAGCCAAAG GGCTTACAGACCTTACTCATCCATCTGAGACCCCTGTGGACATCGTCCCCTTTCTCCCTGGACACTTTGAAGTCTTTGATTTGAAGCAGAATGGCAAAGTTCAGTCCATTCAAATGGAGCAGTTTCACTGCTGCACAAAGGAGCCTGCGCATGCCATCTACGACACCGTGGAGAGGCTGCCCACAA ATTTTGAggaagaaacagtgaaaatcaCCATCAGAACCCTGTTTGAGAATGCTGTAAGGAAACGTCTCATGGCCCACAGGAGGATTGGCTGTCTTCTGTCAG GTGGTTTAGACTCCAGTTTGGTTGCTGCTACACTGGTGAAGCTGGCCaaggaggagaagctgcagtatcctattcagacattttcaatTGGGTCAGAGGACAGTCCAGACATCATAGCTGCTCGCAAG gttGCAGCTCACATTGGTAGTGAACATCATGAGTTGAACTTTACTGCGGAGGAAGGCATCCAGGCTATAGAGGAAGTCATCTTTCATTTGGAGACCTATGACATCACCACCATACGTGCCTCTGTAG GGATGTACTTGATTTCAAAGTACATCAGGGAGAAGTCGGACAGCGTGGTGATCTTCTCTGGAGAGGGTTCTGACGAGCTAACGCAGGGATACATTTACTTCCACAAG GCTCCATCTCCCAAAGCTGCTGCGGAGGACAGTATTCGACTAATGAAGGAGCTTTACCTGTTTGATGTCCTCCGTGCTGATCGCACAACTGCTGCGCATGG CCTGGAGCTCAGAGTGCCTTTCCTGGACCACAGATTCACGGCGTACTACCTCTCTCTGCCTGAGGAGATGAGGATTCCTCAG CATGGATTTGAGAAGTATTTGCTGAGGGACTCTTTCAAAGGTCTTAACTTGATTCCTGAGGAGATCCTGTGGAGGCGCAAAGAGGCATTCAGTGACGGCATGATGTCTGTGAAGAAGTCCTGGTACACTTTCCTCCAGGAGCACCTGGAGTCCATG GTGAATGACGACCAGATGGGGAAGGCACATAAGACGTTCCCTCACAACCCTCCATGCTCCAAAGAGGCCTACTACTTCAGACAGGTGTTCGAGAAGCACTACCCAGGCCGGGCTAAATGGCTTTCCCATTACTGGATGCCACGCTGGATCAATGCCACTGACCCATCAGCCCGGACCCTGTCTATCTACAAAACCGATAAAGATCAATGA
- the asns gene encoding asparagine synthetase [glutamine-hydrolyzing] isoform X3: MCGIWAIFGSDECLSVQCTSAMKIAHRGPDAFRFENVNGFTNCCFGFHRLAIVDQLYGMQPLRIKKFPFLWLCYNGEIYNHHTLGKEFEFDYQTKVDGEVLLHLYERFGIQKMASLLDGVFAFVLLDTANRKVFLGRDTYGVRPLFKFLTDDGFLAVCSEAKGLTDLTHPSETPVDIVPFLPGHFEVFDLKQNGKVQSIQMEQFHCCTKEPAHAIYDTVERLPTNFEEETVKITIRTLFENAVRKRLMAHRRIGCLLSGGLDSSLVAATLVKLAKEEKLQYPIQTFSIGSEDSPDIIAARKVAAHIGSEHHELNFTAEEGIQAIEEVIFHLETYDITTIRASVGMYLISKYIREKSDSVVIFSGEGSDELTQGYIYFHKAPSPKAAAEDSIRLMKELYLFDVLRADRTTAAHGLELRVPFLDHRFTAYYLSLPEEMRIPQHGFEKYLLRDSFKGLNLIPEEILWRRKEAFSDGMMSVKKSWYTFLQEHLESMVNDDQMGKAHKTFPHNPPCSKEAYYFRQVFEKHYPGRAKWLSHYWMPRWINATDPSARTLSIYKTDKDQ; this comes from the exons ATGTGTGGTATCTGGGCAATATTTGGCAGTGATGAGTGCCTATCAGTTCAGTGCACCAGTGCCATGAAGATCGCTCACAGGGGCCCTGACGCCTTTCGCTTTGAGAATGTCAATGGCTTCACCAACTGCTGTTTTGGCTTCCACCGGCTGGCTATTGTGGACCAGTTGTATGGCATGCAGCCCTTGCGCATCAAGAAGTTCCCTTTTTTGTGGCTCTGCTACAATGGAGAGATTTACAACCATCACACT CTGGGGAAGGAGTTTGAGTTTGATTACCAGACTAAAGTGGATGGAGAGGTGTTGCTCCATCTGTATGAACGCTTTGGCATCCAGAAGATGGCTTCTCTCCTGGATGGtgtctttgcttttgttctgctgGACACTGCCAACAGAAAAGTTTTTCTGGGAAGAGATACATATGGTGTTCGGCCTTTGTTCAAATTCCTCACAGACGATGGATTCCTCGCAGTCTGCTCAGAAGCCAAAG GGCTTACAGACCTTACTCATCCATCTGAGACCCCTGTGGACATCGTCCCCTTTCTCCCTGGACACTTTGAAGTCTTTGATTTGAAGCAGAATGGCAAAGTTCAGTCCATTCAAATGGAGCAGTTTCACTGCTGCACAAAGGAGCCTGCGCATGCCATCTACGACACCGTGGAGAGGCTGCCCACAA ATTTTGAggaagaaacagtgaaaatcaCCATCAGAACCCTGTTTGAGAATGCTGTAAGGAAACGTCTCATGGCCCACAGGAGGATTGGCTGTCTTCTGTCAG GTGGTTTAGACTCCAGTTTGGTTGCTGCTACACTGGTGAAGCTGGCCaaggaggagaagctgcagtatcctattcagacattttcaatTGGGTCAGAGGACAGTCCAGACATCATAGCTGCTCGCAAG gttGCAGCTCACATTGGTAGTGAACATCATGAGTTGAACTTTACTGCGGAGGAAGGCATCCAGGCTATAGAGGAAGTCATCTTTCATTTGGAGACCTATGACATCACCACCATACGTGCCTCTGTAG GGATGTACTTGATTTCAAAGTACATCAGGGAGAAGTCGGACAGCGTGGTGATCTTCTCTGGAGAGGGTTCTGACGAGCTAACGCAGGGATACATTTACTTCCACAAG GCTCCATCTCCCAAAGCTGCTGCGGAGGACAGTATTCGACTAATGAAGGAGCTTTACCTGTTTGATGTCCTCCGTGCTGATCGCACAACTGCTGCGCATGG CCTGGAGCTCAGAGTGCCTTTCCTGGACCACAGATTCACGGCGTACTACCTCTCTCTGCCTGAGGAGATGAGGATTCCTCAG CATGGATTTGAGAAGTATTTGCTGAGGGACTCTTTCAAAGGTCTTAACTTGATTCCTGAGGAGATCCTGTGGAGGCGCAAAGAGGCATTCAGTGACGGCATGATGTCTGTGAAGAAGTCCTGGTACACTTTCCTCCAGGAGCACCTGGAGTCCATG GTGAATGACGACCAGATGGGGAAGGCACATAAGACGTTCCCTCACAACCCTCCATGCTCCAAAGAGGCCTACTACTTCAGACAGGTGTTCGAGAAGCACTACCCAGGCCGGGCTAAATGGCTTTCCCATTACTGGATGCCACGCTGGATCAATGCCACTGACCCATCAGCCCGGACCCTGTCTATCTACAAAACCGATAAAGATCAATGA
- the tac1 gene encoding protachykinin-1 isoform X1: protein MKLLLLPVLMAFFAVAQVFCEENDPKEEVDYWTSTNQIQDGWLSDNPFREILLRMTRKPRPHQFIGLMGKRSMANAQITHKRHKVNSFVGLMGKRSQEEPESYDWSTIQTYDKRR, encoded by the exons ATGAAGTTACTGCTTTTACCTGTTTTGATGGCTTTTTTCGCCGTCGCCCAAGTTTTTTGCGAGGAAAACGACCCAAAAGAGGAGGTTGACTACTGGACCAGCACTAATCAAATCCAG GACGGCTGGCTCTCCGACAACCCATTCAGAGAAATCCTCCTGAGGATGACGAGAAAGCCACGGCCACACCAGTTCATCGGTCTGATGGGGAAACGCTCCATGG CAAATGCACAGATCACCCACAAAA gaCATAAAGTCAACTCTTTTGTCGGGTTGATGGGGAAAAGGAGCCAAGAGGAGCCAG AGTCCTATGACTGGAGCACAATACAGACGTACGACAAGCGCCGCTAA
- the tac1 gene encoding protachykinin-1 isoform X2, which produces MKLLLLPVLMAFFAVAQVFCEENDPKEEVDYWTSTNQIQDGWLSDNPFREILLRMTRKPRPHQFIGLMGKRSMANAQITHKSMTISQSSLGRGRVPGSMPQGHLRVQLDCLRL; this is translated from the exons ATGAAGTTACTGCTTTTACCTGTTTTGATGGCTTTTTTCGCCGTCGCCCAAGTTTTTTGCGAGGAAAACGACCCAAAAGAGGAGGTTGACTACTGGACCAGCACTAATCAAATCCAG GACGGCTGGCTCTCCGACAACCCATTCAGAGAAATCCTCCTGAGGATGACGAGAAAGCCACGGCCACACCAGTTCATCGGTCTGATGGGGAAACGCTCCATGG CAAATGCACAGATCACCCACAAAA GCATGACCATAAGTCAGTCATCATtagggagagggagagtgcCAGGATCAATGCCCCAAGGACATCTGAGAGTTCAATTGGATTGTTTACGCTTGTGA